The following are from one region of the Salvia hispanica cultivar TCC Black 2014 chromosome 1, UniMelb_Shisp_WGS_1.0, whole genome shotgun sequence genome:
- the LOC125218912 gene encoding cysteine proteinase inhibitor 1-like, with the protein MASSLTLTASFFGGAVAAKPASSTTRRGPLAVRASMDLEKSVAESSNTRRGLVMAAVGAAAVSSVVNVAKAADDTNNTTIGGWRPVVADTSEIFLIAVFAVSEYNKQNNASLVFESVLRAEVQVVNGVNCRLVIVAKDSKTGRSNNYLAVVYGKSVPTTIELTSFVALLR; encoded by the exons ATGGCATCATCCTTGACCTTGACCGCCTCCTTCTTCGGTGGCGCCGTCGCCGCGAAGCCGGCCTCCTCCACCACTCGTCGTGGCCCGCTGGCGGTGAGGGCCTCGATGGATTTGGAGAAGTCGGTGGCGGAGAGCAGCAACACGAGGCGGGGCCTCGTGATGGCGGCCGTGGGCGCAGCAGCAGTGTCATCCGTCGTGAATGTCGCAAAGGCCGCCGATGATACTAATAACAC GACGATCGGCGGCTGGAGGCCGGTCGTAGCAGATACATCGGAGATTTTTCTAATCGCGGTATTCGCGGTGTCGGAATACAACAAACAGAATAATGCGTCCTTGGTTTTTGAGTCTGTCTTAAGGGCCGAAGTGCAGGTGGTGAATGGTGTGAATTGCAGGCTCGTGATCGTCGCCAAGGATAGTAAAACTGGCCGCTCCAACAACTACCTCGCCGTTGTTTACGGCAAGAGCGTGCCTACAACGATAGAGCTCACTTCTTTCGTGGCACTTCTTCGCTAG
- the LOC125211512 gene encoding cysteine proteinase inhibitor 1-like: MASSMTMTTSFFGGAVATKPAAVTTRRSQLSVRASMDLEKAVAEATNTRRGFVLAGMAAAAASSVSKTAMAIPGGWTPQDPKAPEYFQLATFAVSEANKRINEALTLESVSRAETQVVAGTNYRLILSARDQRPISNNYEAIVFSQAAPTSLQLTSFNPLLK, encoded by the exons ATGGCTTCATCCATGACCATGACCACCTCCTTCTTTGGTGGAGCCGTCGCCACGAAGCCGGCCGCGGTCACCACCCGTCGCAGCCAGCTGTCCGTGAGGGCCTCCATGGACTTGGAGAAGGCGGTGGCAGAGGCCACCAACACGAGGCGCGGCTTCGTGTTGGCCGGGATGGCCGCAGCAGCAGCTTCGTCCGTCTCGAAAACCGCGATGGC TATACCCGGTGGGTGGACGCCGCAGGATCCAAAAGCACCGGAGTATTTTCAACTGGCGACATTCGCGGTGTCGGAAGCAAACAAACGGATTAATGAGGCCTTGACTCTGGAGTCTGTGTCTAGGGCCGAGACGCAGGTGGTGGCGGGTACGAATTACAGGCTGATTCTCTCCGCTAGGGATCAACGTCCCATATCCAACAACTACGAGGCCATTGTTTTCTCCCAGGCCGCGCCGACATCCCTTCAGCTGACTTCCTTCAACCCACTTCTTAAATAG
- the LOC125219748 gene encoding cysteine proteinase inhibitor 5-like, producing MASSMTMTTSFYGGAVATKPATATTRPSQLAVRASMDFEKVVATAAETTNTRRGLVLAGMAAVAASSVAKAATAETIVGGYTDQDPTKREYFQIATFAVSEYNKQKNLGFILESVFRAQTQVVSGVNYKVAFTVRDNRPGNPSSNFEAVVYSKAAPTLLELISFDPLLK from the exons ATGGCATCATCCATGACCATGACCACCTCCTTCTATGGTGGCGCTGTCGCCACCAAGCCAGCCACCGCCACCACCCGTCCCAGCCAGCTGGCGGTGAGGGCCTCAATGGACTTTGAGAAGGTGGTGGCGACAGCCGCAGAGACCACCAACACGAGGCGGGGCCTTGTGTTGGCAGGCATGGCCGCAGTAGCCGCATCATCCGTCGCAAAAGCTGCAACGGCTGAGAC GATCGTCGGCGGCTACACTGACCAAGATCCAACGAAACGGGAGTATTTCCAAATAGCAACATTCGCGGTGTCGGAATACAACAAACAGAAGAATTTGGGCTTCATTTTGGAGTCTGTGTTTAGGGCTCAGACGCAAGTGGTGTCTGGTGTGAATTACAAAGTCGCGTTCACGGTCAGGGATAATCGCCCCGGCAACCCCTCCAGCAACTTCGAGGCCGTTGTTTACTCAAAGGCCGCGCCTACACTCCTTGAGCTCATTTCCTTCGACCCACTTCTTAAATAG